The Tenuifilum thalassicum genome includes the window ATGGCACAATAAACGCCCCACCTAAGGCTATTTTACCCATTATTAGCTGATTGGAAACCAAATCTTCTGGCGAAGCCGAAACTGCAAGTTTGTAAGAAATCAAAAAGTATATGACCATTCCAATAAGTGTTGCAGAGATGGTTCCAATTGGAATTGATTTAGATGGATTTTTCAAATCGCCTGAAAGACCAACACCAGCAGTCATCCCAGTGAATGCAGGGAATATAATGGCGAAGACAAAGAAAAACTTATCGGCATTTGTAAACTTTACAAGCAAATCGGAGATTTGAGCACCACTAGAATAATCTGTAGTTCCCACAAAAAACATAATAATGGCAACAAAAAGGATAGCCACCACAAAGTAAAGTGCCTTAACACCAAGATTTGCTCCTTTTCTCAATATCAATACCGACAATCCAATCATCACTGGTAAGCTAATCACCTGTCGAGGGAGGAATATTCCAAGGTCATTATATAGGTAATCGAAAAGGAATTGGAACGATTCGGTAAAGGCTATCACATAAAAAGCAACGCTAATGGCCTGAGAAAGGTATAGCGCAATTCCTATAGTTGCTCCAATATTCAACCCAAACGAGCGAGAAATAATAAAATACTCTCCACCCCCTTCAACCCTTTTATTTGTTGCTATTTCGGAAAGAGCTAAGGCAGTAGGAATTGTAACCAAATGACCTAAAACAATTATTAAAATAACCCCTAAAAAGCCCAAAGTTCCCACAGCAAAACCAAATCGAAGGAAAAGTATAGCACCAAGAATTGTAGATATTGCCGTAAAGAAAACCGGCGCAGTCCCAAATCGTTTAGCTGAACTTGTCATAAATTATCTTTTATTTTTATACAAATGTAATGTTATATGGCTTTCAAAATCCTCTAATAACAAAAAAGATTTACTCCCCTACTCCTCTTTTCTTCTAATAATTTTCGCTATGGTATCCGAAACCTTAGCATGTCCTGCCCTAAGTAATGGCGATTTCCTAAACTTTGAATTGAAACCCTCTTCATCCATTTCTAAAATATCACTAGCGCTAAGTCCTACAAAGCTTGATTGTCCCTGCTCGTCCTCTACCTTTTGTGCCTTTTTATTCCAAGGACAAACCTCCTGGCATATATCACAACCAAAGCACCACCCATATAACATATCGATGTCTTCGTTTGAAAGCAAACCTTTCTTTTCAATGGTGATATAAGAAATGCACTTTCGTGAATCAATAACTCCTGGTTCAACTATTGCCCCGTTTGGGCAAGCATCAATACACTTTGTACAACTACCACACCTGTTTTTTTCAACTCTATCCGATGGTTCAACCTCAACATCAACCACTAGCTCACCAATAAAAAAATACGACCCCAACTTTCGGTTGATAAGCATTGAGTTTTTCCCAACCCAACCCAAACCTGCCATCGAGGCCCATTCACGTTCGAGCACTGGCGCAGAGTCCACAAATGCTCTACCATTAATGGGGCCAAACTCTTTTCTCAGATCAACTAAAAATTGCCATAACTTTTGCTTAAAAAAAACGTGATAATCTTCCCGGCAAGCATACCTGGCAATTTTGGGAGGAATAAGATTTACCGGTTTATCGCCAGTGTTGTACGACAGCAAAACGCTTAAAACTGATTTAGCATTAGGCACCAGCCTTTCGGGATTTAAACGGATTTCCTGGTTACGCGACATGTACCCCATATCGGCAGCATATCCTTTGCTCAACCAGTCGTTCAACTCTGTACTTTCCAATGGCTTTACACGGCTCACGCCAAAATCGTGAAACCCCAACCTTTCGGCTATCCTGGCAACCTCAGTAAACTTAATCATAACATCGAAAAATACAAAATAAGAATTGTAATCGGTTCAAATTATCTTTCTATTTTCGCAAAAAAATATCAACATGGACTACAAGTTAGAAACGGAATACATCCAGCTTGACAAATTATTAAAGGACTGCAAAATTGCCAGTAGTGGTGGAGAAGCGCATCAAATGGTTTTAGATGGAATTGTCAAGCTAAACGGAAAGATAGAAAGCAGAAAGCGAGCCAAAATTAGAGTTGGCGATACTATTGAAGTAATGGGAATCAAGATAAATATAGTCTAGCACACTTATTTTATGCACGGGGAATTGTAAAATGAAAGGAACTACCCTTGCCAACTTCGGATTTAACCCAAATTGTTCCTCTATTTATCTCGACGAATTCCTTACATACCGACAAGCCTAGCCCTAAGCCCTTTTCTCCATTTGTACCTTCAGTGGAGTTGTGTGTTTTTATTCCAAACAAAGTTTTTAGCCTATCGGGTTCAATCCCAATCCCATTGTCAGAAACAGCTACTTCAGCCATCTTATCTGCATTAACAGCTGAACTTATCCTAACAACCCCTCCCTGTTTGGAAAACTTAATAGCATTTGACACCAAATTCCGCAGCACAGCAGAAAGAAGATTAAAATCGGCATAAACTTTTATTTCTGGGTCGATTTGATTGGCAATGCTCACACCTTTATTAGTTGCTATAGATTCCAGTAGTGTTACCGTCTCCTTTACAGCCTCATTAAGATTTATTACCTTTGGCTCAAAGGAAATAGTATCCATTTGCATTTTTGCCCAATCAACAAGATTTTCCATAAGCCCAGTTACTCTTTCTGTATTTTCGTTTAAGTATGTTAGGAGCTCATCAACCTTTCTGAAATTTTTCTTTCCATAGTTTTCAAACAACAAATCGCTAATCAGCTTTATATTAAAAAGAGGTGCTTTCAAATCGTGAATGATAATTGAAAAGAGTTTTTCTTTAGTAGCGATAAGTGATTTTAGCCTCACTTCATTCTCCTGTAAAGCAATTGTTTTGGCCTCCAAGTCTTTATTAAGTTGGAATAGTTCGACATGAGTTCTAACCCTTGCTAGCAGTTCTGCTTTTTGAAAAGGCTTAACAACATAATCTACAGCCCCTATATCAAAACCCTCAACTATTGCTTCAGATTGCGATGTTGCAGTAAGAAAAATTATTGGAATGCTTTCATAACCTTTCATTTTCTTAATTGCCCTACATACTTCAAAACCGTCCAAATCGGGGAGCACTTTGTCGAGTAATACCAAATCGGGATTGTGTTTTGAAAGTAGTTCCAGAGCCTCAAAACCTTTTTTTGCCTTTATTATTTCATACCCTTCGCTTTGAAGCATATCTGAAGTAATTGCTAATATCGATTCGGAATCGTCAACAACAAGAATTTTACCCTTTGGCTTCATGCTATAAGTCATTTTAGATTAAGCAACATAATACATTTTTTTGGGCAGTGCTAATAGTTTTTGATGATTTTCATCATCAAAACGAACTACCAACACATTTTTATTACTTTAGATTTTTTAAGGAAATCATTAATAATACCTAGTCATTTTATATTCTAAGTATATCAAAAAAAGGTTGCATGAGATTCTTGAAAACTTTTTTACTAAAATGGGTAACATCTTCGATTCTGAAAGTTAGAATTTT containing:
- a CDS encoding RNA-binding S4 domain-containing protein; this encodes MDYKLETEYIQLDKLLKDCKIASSGGEAHQMVLDGIVKLNGKIESRKRAKIRVGDTIEVMGIKINIV
- the queG gene encoding tRNA epoxyqueuosine(34) reductase QueG, with the translated sequence MIKFTEVARIAERLGFHDFGVSRVKPLESTELNDWLSKGYAADMGYMSRNQEIRLNPERLVPNAKSVLSVLLSYNTGDKPVNLIPPKIARYACREDYHVFFKQKLWQFLVDLRKEFGPINGRAFVDSAPVLEREWASMAGLGWVGKNSMLINRKLGSYFFIGELVVDVEVEPSDRVEKNRCGSCTKCIDACPNGAIVEPGVIDSRKCISYITIEKKGLLSNEDIDMLYGWCFGCDICQEVCPWNKKAQKVEDEQGQSSFVGLSASDILEMDEEGFNSKFRKSPLLRAGHAKVSDTIAKIIRRKEE
- a CDS encoding hybrid sensor histidine kinase/response regulator, whose protein sequence is MKPKGKILVVDDSESILAITSDMLQSEGYEIIKAKKGFEALELLSKHNPDLVLLDKVLPDLDGFEVCRAIKKMKGYESIPIIFLTATSQSEAIVEGFDIGAVDYVVKPFQKAELLARVRTHVELFQLNKDLEAKTIALQENEVRLKSLIATKEKLFSIIIHDLKAPLFNIKLISDLLFENYGKKNFRKVDELLTYLNENTERVTGLMENLVDWAKMQMDTISFEPKVINLNEAVKETVTLLESIATNKGVSIANQIDPEIKVYADFNLLSAVLRNLVSNAIKFSKQGGVVRISSAVNADKMAEVAVSDNGIGIEPDRLKTLFGIKTHNSTEGTNGEKGLGLGLSVCKEFVEINRGTIWVKSEVGKGSSFHFTIPRA